The window AACCAGACGAACAAGGAATGTAAAAACAGAGGACAAAAGCAAAAAAGCCCAACAGatgaaaattagaaagtatcACAAGCCCAAATCGTAGAAGTATGAGTTAGCCGcgggaagaagagaaatgagcAGAGGCGGGAAAACATTCATCTCCTCTGTAACGTAAACATAATAAGAAGCCGCCAGAACTACATGGTCTTCTTGTGGTTACGATCACCATGATGATCTCCTCTTGGGAGTGTGATAAGAATCACTATTTCGAATCCATGAGCTATTTTTCTTCTAGGTAGACGATAGAGAGAACGACGACTACAAGAGAATTGAAGTGGAATATAGGAAAGCTCAAAAAAGTATAGTTGTTTATGCCGGAAACAGAGGAATATCTAGATGTGTACATGTTATGAAAATGTTTGAGTTCCAACAACGGTGAAAAATCGGATAGCGATTAGTCAAAGACTGTTCAaccatttctcttttttgttttcatttctgtaaataataatgaaattttcatttatgtaaataataatgtgaaacatgaagatatgaattttaattttcacggataaaacatattttaacataaaaataaacgtaaatttgaatgaaacaaaaaaaaagtttagttccctattttgtttaatacaaaaaaaaatttaaatcccACAAATAATGTTATGcagaataattttatttaagcCGAGTTGTTACCTAGTGAACCATTTATTTACACCATAAACGACTTTGGTTCGTTTTAGTGtgcaaattgttttttttccctaataaattaaactattcttttacaaaattttatgtttgtatAATGTATCCCTCCGGCAAATCCTCTAAAATCGAATGCCCACGAAGATTACAATATTACATATACATCTATTGAGAGGTTATGTTGAGAAGGGAGGCTCGTGTTCTAATCAACCCTCGAAACAATCCTTCTAGACTCTTCTCGAACCTTCCAATACATTCCTGAACTTCCTCAAGCTTCATATGAAGATCATCATGAGAGATAGAATCTCCACAAATCGCTGAATCTACATTATCCAACTCGTTTCTGACCATCTTATCGTGATCATGAAACTTCTTGTTCATGAGGACTAAAGCCAACTTGCTCCTTATANATGAGAGGCTTGCAAAATCAGAGGATCCGGAGGAACTGAGAGACGCGATGAACTCAATGTCGAAGATGTTGCAATATCTGAAAGAGTTGCGACGAGATTGTGAGGAcgtggagaagaagggtttagtagacaaaactcatcaaaaccATACTCTTAATCCTGAATCTTGTTGCGACAACAAGAACAACTATGCTTTGCTTGGAAACGTGGAGGATGGATGCAATCAAGAGTTGTTGGACATTGATCAAATCATTAATTTTGAGTCGACAAGTTCATCAGTGAATTCAGAGTTGGAAAACATCTCGATGGTGACACCAAATCAAAACTCGTTCTCTGACTCTAAAGCTATTGTAGATGAAGAATTGGTGGTTCACACTGATTTGTATGATGATATTATCCACTTGTCCAATTTAGATGAAGATGTGATGCTACCGATttctgacaacaacaacaacaacaacaacaacaatgttttATCTGAAAACTTTGATGAATTCATTCAAGAGCTGGATCTTGATCAGATCTTTGATTTTGAGACAAATTATATGCAGAGCTTGGAGATGGATGGTGTCTCGATGGTGACTACGAATTCTGAAACAGTTGGACATGGAGGATTACTGACTCACATAGATTTGGATGAGGATAATCTATGCTTTTCTGATTATTTCAATGAATTAACCTCCCCTGATCCAATCTGAAAACTCCCtccaagatatatatatatatacaacaacaagTTAAAGATTCTATTCTCAACTCTCAAGGAAGAAGGGTCCGGTTTGACTTTATTAATTCATGATTGCACcatctttttttgtatatttggaGTACATTTTATCaactttcttaaaaaaacaGATAAGCTTTTTACTAGTCTGTAGAATTCCTTTTATACTACTACTCATGAGTAACAGTTGAAATATCTGACAAGTTAATTGAATTTCAACCAagtcaaacaaattttttttgagatttttatttattttcaaggcataatatataatatgatgttAATTTCTGATTAGCTAACAAGCGAGCAGGTTCACACACATTTTCTtactctctcacacacacacaaacaaacttGTATAGCTGATTGATTTTTCTCATTGTTGCAGGTATCTATTAGAAGCAGGCTTCCATGTAATGGCAATAAGACCGCCCACAGTGCCAGCCAATTCTTCTTGCAGGTAAAATCAGTTTTCGTTGAATCTCGGTGAAACTCATCATATGTTGTTGTGGAATTCAACTTCAGGCTAAGGGTGACACTGAGTGCAGCACATACCACAGAAGATGTGAAGAAACTCATCACTGCGCTTTCTTTGTGTTTGGACTTTGACAACACCACCACCATTCACATTCCTTCCTTTCTCTATCccaaactctaaaaaaaaaccGTTTTCTATTATCTCACTTATTCCAAAACTCCAATTCGTAAAGTGTTCGCTATATTGTCagtgaataataataatcactTGAGCTAGAGAGTTCCATGTATTGCTGTAATCCCTCCTGCTTTACAAAAGGAGCAATATATTTGAACCAGtattcaagaaagcgctaggcggtatctgggcggtgacccaacgcctagcgcctagaacgcttagtcggggcctagacggtttttaggcggtttaggcatttacaacataaaacattatatatatataattatattaaaatatatgttataaaaataaaaaaaatataaacaacggtaagaaaaatacatttatttaagttatattaacaacatataaatgtttataattacgtatatagatataaaacataataatttaattatatgtaatttaaaaatcaaaaataaatattaaaataaaatgtatgtaattttaagcgggttaggcggtcatctaggcgtctgctgagcNNNNNNNNNNNNNNNNNNNNNNNNNNNNNNNNNNNNNNNNNNNNNNNNNNNNNNNNNNNNNNNNNNNNNNNNNNNNNNNNNNNNNNNNNNNNNNNNNNNNNNNNNNNNNNNNNNNNNNNNNNNNNNNNNNNNNNNNNNNNNNNNNNNNNNNNNNNNNNNNNNNNNNNNNNNNNNNNNNNNNNNNNNNNNNNNNNNNNNNNNNNNNNNNNNNNNNNNNNNNNNNNNNNNNNNNNNNNNNNNNNNNNNNNNNNNNNNNNNNNNNNNNNNNNNNNNNNNNNNNNNNNNNNNNNNNNNNNNNNNNNNNNNNNNNNNNNNNNNNNNNNNNNNNNNNNNNNNNNNNNNNNNNNNNNNNNNNNNNNNNNNNNNNNNNNNNNNNNNNNNNNNNNNNNNNNNNNNNNNNNNNNNNNNNNNNNNNNNNNNNNNNNNNNNNNNNNNNNNNNNNNNNNNNNNNNNNNNNNNNNNNNNNNNNNNNNNNNNNNNNNNNNNNNNNNNNNNNNNNNNNNNNNNNNNNNNNNNNNNNNNNNNNNNNNNNNNNNNNNNNNNNNNNNNNNNNNNNNNNNNNNNNNNNNNNNNNNNNNNNNNNNNNNNNNNNNNNNNNNNNNNNNNNNNNNNNNNNNNNNNNNNNNNNNNNNNNNNNNNNNNNNNNNNNNNNNNNNNNNNNNNNNNNNNNNNNNNNNNNNNNNNNNNNNNNNNNNNNNNNNNNNNNNNNNNNNNNNNNNNNNNNNNNNNNNNNNNN is drawn from Camelina sativa cultivar DH55 chromosome 1, Cs, whole genome shotgun sequence and contains these coding sequences:
- the LOC104708080 gene encoding agamous-like MADS-box protein AGL97, producing the protein MRTKANLLLIXERLAKSEDPEELRDAMNSMSKMLQYLKELRRDCEDVEKKGLVDKTHQNHTLNPESCCDNKNNYALLGNVEDGCNQELLDIDQIINFESTSSSVNSELENISMVTPNQNSFSDSKAIVDEELVVHTDLYDDIIHLSNLDEDVMLPISDNNNNNNNNNVLSENFDEFIQELDLDQIFDFETNYMQSLEMDGVSMVTTNSETVGHGGLLTHIDLDEDNLCFSDYFNELTSPDPI